The sequence below is a genomic window from Mesotoga infera.
ACTACGTACTCGTAGAAGGGACCCCAATTCCATACAGGGGCTGCGAGGAATGCGTTTGGAGCGAAGGCGGTCATGTCGCTGTTGTATCCTATTGAAAGCGCGCCTCTGTCTTCTGCCGCCTGCTGTGGAGAGGGTGAATCCTGATGCTGTGTGATAACATCTGCGCCTACGTCAAGAAGAGATTCTGCGGCTTCTTTTTCTCTCGCAGGATCGAACCAGGTGTTGGACCAAACAACATGGACCTTTGCATCGGGATTGACATACTGCACACCCATCGCGAAGGCGTTGATTCCGCGAATAACCTCGGGTATTGGATATGCGGCAACGTAACCGATGATATTGCTCTCAGTCATAGCTCCGGCGATCAGTCCGCTGAGAAATCTCGGCTCGTACATTCTGCCGAAATAAGTCCCGAGATTGTCGGTAGTCATGTAACCGGAACAGTGCATGAAGGTTGAATCCGGGAAAGCCTGCGCAACCTTGACCATGCTGTCCATATAACCGAAGCTTGTTCCGAAGACAAGGTCATAGCCTCTCTGAGCGTATCCTCTGAAAACAACTTCCGCTTCTGCCCCTTCAGGAACGCTCTCAATGAAATCAGTTACAACCTGGTCCCCGAAGACTGCCTCGACGTGAAGCCTACCGGCATTGTGCATGGTGCTCCAGCCACCGTCGCCGACCGGTGCTACGTAGATAAAAGCTACTTTCAGTGGTGCAGCCATCAGCGCCGCTGCAATCAGCAGTACTGAGAAGAACAAGAAAATCTTCCTCACTGTCATTACCCCCTTTGTAGTGAAATCAGGTTATCACGATGTAGAAATTATACCTTTATGAGATTGTCAATCCAAATCGAAAGCCGATGAGTAATCGAGAAAAAGCTTGAATGTATAAGTCTATTAGAACAGCTTTCCGCGACGTTTCGGGTACTTCTCATTAAGATAGTTTGTGACTTCTCTTCGGGGTGGTAAAATATCATGAAGGAAGTGTTGACGTTTATACAGAATTGAGAAGGAGGCTGAGTATGATAACAGCAAGAATGGAAAAGGAAATCAACGCCCAGATAAAGGCCGAGTTTGAATCTGCGTTCATTTACATGGGTATGGCCGCCTGGGCTCACAAGAATGGATACTTTGGAACGGAGAACTTCATGTGGAAACAGGCAAAAGAAGAAGAAGAACACGCAATGAAGTTCATTGACTACCTTAAGGACGTAGATGCAACCGTTGATATTCCTGGCATCGAGAAACCGACTATTGAATACAAGTCGATTTTCGATGTGTTCGAAAAAGGGCTTGAACATGAGAAATATATAACTTCAAGGATCAACAATCTCGTTACTATTTCCGATGAAGACGGGGATTACGCTACGAATGATTTTCTTCAGTGGTATGTCACGGAGCAGGTGGAGGAAGAGAAGACATTCAGGAACATAGTCAAGAGGCTGAAAATGGTCGGCGACCACGTGAATGGAATCTTCATGATCGATTCGAAGCTAGAAGAGCGATAGAACTCTGCGGGATGCTCAGGCATCCCGCTTTCATTTCTCGCCGGACTGCGCCAGTTCGAGATGAAGGGAGGATGAAATGCGGAGACTGCTTTCTTTAATCTTCATTATCTCTTTCTCAACTCTGTTGCTTGCTTCTAATCTTTTGCTCACGATTATCCATACGAGTGACATTCATGGAAACGTCTTCCCAATAGATTATACAACCGGGGAATTCGCCGATGTGGGGCTGGCAAAGGTGTCGAGTTTCGTTAATCATATGAGATCGACCAATCCGAGTACGATTGTCATAGATACGGGAGACCTGATTCAGGGAACCCCTTTTTCATACTACTTTGCAAGAATGGATGACTCTACTGTCAATCCCGTAATAAGTGCCATGAACATGATTGGATTTACCGCTTCCGTAATAGGGAGTCATGAGTTCAGCTACGGGCCAAAGCTTCTTGAGGAAGCTGTAAATTGCGCAGAGTTCCCCTTTCTTTGTGCAAACGTGGTCTTTGAAGGCAGTGAAGATCCTGTCTTCCCCCCCTATGAGATACTCACCCTCGAAAGTGACGATGAGAAGCTAAGGATCGCGATTCTCGGCCTTACAACGACTCTCACACAGAAATGGGAAGATCCCGAACATATTGCCGGTCTTTCCTTTCTGGATCCTGTTTGTGTCGCTGAGAAATACGTTGCTTTGCTGAGAGAAGAGGCAGATGTTTTAATAGTCGCTTACCACGGAGGTTTTGAAAGAGATCTGGCAACTGGGGAGCCCACCGAAGAGCTTTCTGGAGAAAATGTCGGTTACGAGATACTGAAACGAGTCGAGGGAATTGATGTGATGTTGACCGGTTATCAGCACAGAACCATTTCGGAGATAGTAGATGGAGTTGTTGTTTCTCAGCCTTCGAGTCGAGGAAGCTTCGTCGGCAGAGTTGAACTGGGACTTGAGAAGAGAGATGGTGGCTGGCAGATTATCGACAGATCCGCAGGTCTTGTGTCGATGAGGGCATATAATGCAGACATAGCTTTGATGGAAAAGCTCGGAGATTTCGAGAACCATGTTCAGAACTGGCTCGATCAGCGTGCCGGTTTCGCCGTGGGAGACTTCTATATAGGAGACCATTTTGAAGCCGCGTTGAAAGACAATGCTCTAGTTGAGTTTATCAACAAGGTGCAGATGGAAGCATCAGGCGCGAGTATTTCTTGTGCCTCGATCCTAACGGACGAGATTACTGGATGGATGACGGGACCCATCACTTTTCGCGATATTATTTCTGTCTATCCCTCTTCAAGTACCCTGAAAGTACTTAGAGTAACTGGCGCAGATATCAAGGCCGCCCTCGAGAAAAGCGCCGAGTGCTTTGCTTACACCGACAATGAGATCGCTCTCTCGGAGGGCTGCATTAATTCAAAGTCTTTGCACAAAGACTATTACATGTGGGAGGGAATAGATTACATAATCGCCGTGGATAGACCTCTCGGAGAGAGAGTTCTCAGCCTGAGGAGAAATGGAAAGCCTCTCGATATGAACGAGACATATGAGATCGTCTTGAACAGCTATAGAGCAGGTGGCGGAGGCGGATATTACATGTTTGAAGGCAGGCCCGTTCAAAGAAACATCATGCTCGACATCTCGGAAATCATGATGGATTACGTGATGGACAGGCATGTAATAAATGCTGAAGTAGACAACAACTGGTCCGTGGGAACTGGATTCATTCATACAATAGGGTGGAACGAGACATTGAGGTCCATAGCCGAAATGTATGGAATTAGCGCCTCTGAGATTATGGAATACAACCCCGACCTCACAAGAGTACGAAGTATCCCGACCGGCACGGAGCTGATCATTTACACACCTTCGATTCGATAGAACTGACCCTTATTGCTGTACCAGAGGACTCTCAAAAGAGCGGCGACGATCTTGAAAACAGGTTCCGTTAAGATTTCGATTCAGCACGGGTCAGGAACTGTCTAACTTCCCTGATATATTCGAACGGCTTTTCGAGATGGTGCTCATGAGAAGCCTCTTCAAATACTCTCATTACAGCGTTCGGAAACTTCTCTCTGTAGAAAGCGGTTGCCTCCGGTGTTGCCTCGTCGTGCTCGCCGCAGGTCAGCAGAACGGGACAGCTGATTTTGCCGAGCCGCGAACTGCAGTCGTAACCCTTCAGGACACCGGTTACGGTGAATTCGCTAGGTCCGTACATATAATTGTAGACGTCTTCCCCCATGCCTGCGACGGCCTCATTCATGCACTCTGGCCATGGTTCCATTCTGCAAACGAACTTGCCGTAGAACTCCGACACTGCTTTCTGATAATCTTCTTGGTTGAAGTTGCCGCTTTTCTCTGCTCTACTGATTGCCTCTCTAGATGAAACTTTAAGCTTCTCCATTAGCCTTCTGGCATCGCTTTCGAATCTTGAAATACTCATTGCCGGACCTGAGAGAACGATGCTCTTGACAGTCTCAGGATATTTCAGAGCGTATTCGCAGGCAAGAATTGTTCCCCAGGACTGCCCTAGCAGGTGAATTTCCGGGTAGGCTAATTCACTTCGCAAAAGCTCTATCTCCTCGACAAAGCGCTCGATTCTCCACAGAGATTTCTCTGAAGTTCTGTCTGATTTTCCGCAACCCAGCTGGTCGTAGAATACCACAGGTCTTTCGTTGTTAAGTGTTTCGAGTGTCTCCAAGTAGTTGTGAGGAACGCCCGGTCCGCCATGAATCGTTAGCAGCGGGATACCTTCAGTATCTCCGCCCTTAACTTCATACCATATTCTACCTCCTGGAACCACTACAAATCCTTCCATCTTTCTTCCCCCCTAAATGATTGCTTCGTAGTTGAACAGGTGTTGTCAGCGATCACACGGAGAGATTCACTGCCAAAATCCACAAAGCCAAAAGCCTGACAGTAAAGATCCGCAACGGGAATATTGCTTCGACCTGCCTCTCACACATGGTACGGGATCAAAAACAGTATATCATTGCAGAATTAGAACTTTGTCCTTCGCGACCCAAAGAAAAAGCCACGAATAATTTATTGCTCAAAGCAAAGAATAACTCGCGTCGAACTCGCAATTTTTCAGATAAGAAGGATATTTGGCTCTATTCGACCAATTAGGTCTGTAATCGTCCTTTGTCGAATTACAGGAGGCGTTAGTGGAATTCTTCAACAACGTCCATCATTGATATAATTGTTCCGGGCATTCCCCGATAGTATTTGTCAATTCATTTTCCAAAAAGGAGGTAAAGCTATGAGACATGTCAGGCGTTCGGTAATGCTTCTTCTTCTACTTGCAGTGATCCTTGGAGGAGAAGCTCTTCTTGCAGGTCTTACTTATGGTTACGTGACTCCGGGACCCGATACGTGGTACAGAAAGGATGTTGAAGGATTCGAGTATGCGGCAAGTCTCGTCG
It includes:
- a CDS encoding BMP family ABC transporter substrate-binding protein, with product MRKIFLFFSVLLIAAALMAAPLKVAFIYVAPVGDGGWSTMHNAGRLHVEAVFGDQVVTDFIESVPEGAEAEVVFRGYAQRGYDLVFGTSFGYMDSMVKVAQAFPDSTFMHCSGYMTTDNLGTYFGRMYEPRFLSGLIAGAMTESNIIGYVAAYPIPEVIRGINAFAMGVQYVNPDAKVHVVWSNTWFDPAREKEAAESLLDVGADVITQHQDSPSPQQAAEDRGALSIGYNSDMTAFAPNAFLAAPVWNWGPFYEYVVRNVIEGTWTNEQYWGGIKEGVVEIFVGELVPEGIAKLVKSMREAIVQGLMHPFDGPVYDQTGALRYAEGEKPTDAELLSMDWFVSNVVGKIQ
- a CDS encoding ferritin, yielding MITARMEKEINAQIKAEFESAFIYMGMAAWAHKNGYFGTENFMWKQAKEEEEHAMKFIDYLKDVDATVDIPGIEKPTIEYKSIFDVFEKGLEHEKYITSRINNLVTISDEDGDYATNDFLQWYVTEQVEEEKTFRNIVKRLKMVGDHVNGIFMIDSKLEER
- a CDS encoding LysM peptidoglycan-binding domain-containing protein, with protein sequence MRRLLSLIFIISFSTLLLASNLLLTIIHTSDIHGNVFPIDYTTGEFADVGLAKVSSFVNHMRSTNPSTIVIDTGDLIQGTPFSYYFARMDDSTVNPVISAMNMIGFTASVIGSHEFSYGPKLLEEAVNCAEFPFLCANVVFEGSEDPVFPPYEILTLESDDEKLRIAILGLTTTLTQKWEDPEHIAGLSFLDPVCVAEKYVALLREEADVLIVAYHGGFERDLATGEPTEELSGENVGYEILKRVEGIDVMLTGYQHRTISEIVDGVVVSQPSSRGSFVGRVELGLEKRDGGWQIIDRSAGLVSMRAYNADIALMEKLGDFENHVQNWLDQRAGFAVGDFYIGDHFEAALKDNALVEFINKVQMEASGASISCASILTDEITGWMTGPITFRDIISVYPSSSTLKVLRVTGADIKAALEKSAECFAYTDNEIALSEGCINSKSLHKDYYMWEGIDYIIAVDRPLGERVLSLRRNGKPLDMNETYEIVLNSYRAGGGGGYYMFEGRPVQRNIMLDISEIMMDYVMDRHVINAEVDNNWSVGTGFIHTIGWNETLRSIAEMYGISASEIMEYNPDLTRVRSIPTGTELIIYTPSIR
- a CDS encoding alpha/beta fold hydrolase; amino-acid sequence: MEGFVVVPGGRIWYEVKGGDTEGIPLLTIHGGPGVPHNYLETLETLNNERPVVFYDQLGCGKSDRTSEKSLWRIERFVEEIELLRSELAYPEIHLLGQSWGTILACEYALKYPETVKSIVLSGPAMSISRFESDARRLMEKLKVSSREAISRAEKSGNFNQEDYQKAVSEFYGKFVCRMEPWPECMNEAVAGMGEDVYNYMYGPSEFTVTGVLKGYDCSSRLGKISCPVLLTCGEHDEATPEATAFYREKFPNAVMRVFEEASHEHHLEKPFEYIREVRQFLTRAESKS